A genomic stretch from Campylobacter concisus includes:
- a CDS encoding HobA family DNA replication regulator, with the protein MQDFIQWTLKAIRDEGPLMSWMEERRVEWTPLLASRLKFLLEGRAFITISDEERRWFEIYLLKKMNHSKSIRPFLPFFSLRSLYPSLDEIETNEQKQLLKDMLSLAFPNGYLFFYIGKSLDKYANLAKSDEDSYMWLFDEQAQNSFTLSSSDENLDVKLISLCKIFDKSIDAALFAKVIL; encoded by the coding sequence ATGCAAGATTTTATTCAGTGGACGTTAAAGGCTATTAGGGATGAGGGCCCTTTGATGAGCTGGATGGAGGAAAGGCGTGTCGAATGGACGCCTTTACTCGCATCTAGGCTTAAATTTTTGCTTGAGGGAAGGGCTTTTATAACTATAAGTGATGAAGAGCGAAGATGGTTTGAAATTTATCTTTTAAAAAAGATGAACCATTCAAAAAGCATAAGGCCATTTTTGCCATTTTTTAGCCTAAGATCACTCTATCCATCACTTGATGAGATAGAGACAAATGAGCAAAAGCAGCTTCTAAAAGATATGCTAAGTCTTGCTTTTCCAAACGGTTACTTGTTTTTTTATATCGGAAAGAGCCTTGATAAATATGCGAATTTAGCCAAAAGCGATGAGGATAGCTATATGTGGTTATTTGACGAGCAGGCACAAAATAGCTTTACGCTTAGCTCAAGTGATGAAAATTTAGACGTTAAGCTAATAAGCCTTTGCAAAATTTTTGATAAAAGCATCGATGCGGCGCTTTTTGCCAAGGTGATACTCTAA
- a CDS encoding aspartate kinase: protein MLIVQKFGGTSVGTLERIEAVANRVIETKNSGADVVVVVSAMSGVTNQLVEYSEYFSKHPDGVATDMLLSSGEQVTTALLTIALNAKGYACVGMTGAMAGIITDDIHTKARIERIETARLKAELKAGKIVVVAGFQGIDEKGNITTLGRGGSDLSAVALAGALDADLCEIFTDVDGVYTTDPRIEKKAKKLEKISYDEMLELASAGAKVLQNRSVELAKKLNVKLITRSSFNHNEGTLIAKEDDNMEAVLVSGIALDKNQARVTLRGVVDKPGIAAEIFTALAHENINVDMIIQNVGHDGTTNLGFTVPQNELELAKETMQKLSAAKHIEFDDAIVKVSVIGVGMKSHSGVACLAFETLAKEGINIQMISTSEIKISMIVDQKYGELAVRVLHDAYKLDK, encoded by the coding sequence ATGTTGATCGTTCAAAAATTTGGCGGAACTAGCGTAGGAACACTTGAACGCATCGAAGCTGTGGCAAATAGAGTCATTGAGACAAAAAATAGCGGTGCAGACGTAGTTGTGGTAGTTTCTGCGATGAGCGGAGTTACAAATCAATTGGTTGAATATAGTGAGTATTTTTCAAAACATCCAGATGGCGTCGCCACTGATATGCTTTTAAGCTCTGGAGAGCAAGTAACGACCGCGCTTTTAACGATCGCACTTAATGCAAAAGGCTATGCGTGTGTGGGTATGACAGGTGCGATGGCAGGCATAATTACTGATGATATTCATACAAAAGCAAGGATCGAAAGGATAGAGACTGCTAGGCTAAAAGCCGAGCTAAAAGCTGGCAAAATCGTAGTTGTGGCTGGCTTTCAAGGTATAGATGAAAAAGGTAATATCACAACCCTTGGTAGAGGCGGTAGTGATCTTAGTGCGGTTGCTTTAGCAGGGGCGCTTGATGCTGACCTATGCGAAATTTTTACCGATGTTGATGGCGTTTATACGACTGATCCAAGGATAGAAAAAAAGGCAAAAAAACTGGAAAAGATAAGCTATGATGAGATGCTAGAGCTCGCTTCTGCTGGGGCAAAGGTACTACAAAATCGCTCAGTCGAGCTAGCAAAAAAACTAAATGTAAAACTCATTACAAGAAGTAGCTTTAATCACAACGAAGGTACATTAATAGCAAAGGAAGATGACAATATGGAAGCAGTTTTAGTAAGCGGAATAGCACTAGATAAAAATCAAGCAAGAGTAACACTAAGAGGCGTAGTTGATAAACCTGGCATCGCAGCAGAAATTTTTACAGCTTTAGCTCATGAAAACATAAACGTAGATATGATAATCCAAAACGTAGGACATGACGGTACTACAAATTTAGGCTTTACAGTGCCACAAAACGAGCTTGAGCTAGCAAAAGAGACTATGCAAAAGCTCTCAGCTGCAAAACATATAGAATTTGATGACGCGATCGTAAAAGTTTCAGTTATTGGCGTCGGCATGAAGAGCCATAGCGGCGTAGCATGTCTAGCATTTGAAACGCTTGCAAAAGAGGGTATAAATATCCAAATGATCTCAACAAGCGAGATAAAAATTTCTATGATCGTTGATCAAAAATATGGTGAGCTAGCAGTTCGCGTACTTCATGATGCTTATAAGCTAGATAAATAA
- a CDS encoding RNA pyrophosphohydrolase, which translates to MQKKYRPNVAAVILSSLYPFKCEILVAKRVDMDDIWQFPQGGIDEGESPKQALKRELKEEIGTDKIDILDEYPQWLSYDFPANAAKKFYPFDGQTQKYFLVRLKNGASINLKTEHPEFSEYKFVDFGRSLEGINHFKKPIYEKVLSYFKEKGYF; encoded by the coding sequence ATGCAAAAAAAATACAGACCAAATGTGGCAGCTGTTATTTTGTCTAGCTTGTATCCATTTAAATGTGAAATTTTAGTCGCAAAAAGGGTGGATATGGACGATATTTGGCAGTTTCCTCAAGGCGGAATAGACGAAGGTGAGAGTCCAAAGCAGGCTTTAAAAAGGGAGCTTAAAGAAGAGATCGGAACTGATAAAATCGATATTTTAGATGAGTATCCGCAGTGGCTAAGCTACGACTTTCCAGCAAACGCGGCAAAGAAATTTTATCCATTTGATGGACAGACACAAAAGTATTTTTTGGTTAGACTTAAAAATGGTGCCAGCATAAATTTAAAGACAGAGCATCCAGAGTTTAGCGAGTATAAATTTGTAGATTTTGGTAGAAGTTTAGAGGGAATAAATCACTTTAAAAAGCCTATTTATGAAAAGGTTTTGAGTTATTTTAAAGAGAAAGGATATTTTTGA
- a CDS encoding PepSY-associated TM helix domain-containing protein, whose product MFKIWRKFHLILALIFALPLLIISISGAIISYHDEIIETFSKDEIEITTNKSALKIDEILKVFSKTWPNFNLSYIKIKGEANRAYVVSGTSQNGEFKSFFVDPYTGEVVSENSVEKFIGLALNLHKNLGLALFKNENLSKFASELVAISTLALLVTLITGVLIHFWRFRSKFISAFKLNLKAKKFAFLYSLHGFLGLYLGVILLIICVSGLYFSYESFAKVINQIYGEQKVFKKPNFTSKNGFSLNDEPKVENLQKAYEIFTLKFGNEFDALNFILNKDGVKFMIFYLPKGASESDGVRLIVDTASGEILKNTMPKSFEIYKFMLDLHAGYIFGEAGKFIFFMASCGVGVLLFSGCVIYYRRRKK is encoded by the coding sequence ATGTTTAAAATTTGGCGGAAATTTCATTTAATTTTAGCTCTTATCTTTGCTTTGCCACTTTTGATAATCTCAATTAGTGGAGCGATTATTTCGTATCACGATGAGATAATTGAGACTTTTAGCAAAGATGAGATAGAGATAACGACTAATAAAAGTGCTCTAAAAATAGATGAAATTTTAAAGGTCTTTAGTAAGACTTGGCCAAATTTTAACCTTAGTTATATAAAGATAAAAGGCGAGGCAAATAGAGCTTATGTGGTAAGCGGCACAAGCCAGAATGGCGAGTTTAAGTCATTCTTTGTAGATCCTTATACGGGCGAGGTAGTCTCTGAAAATAGCGTGGAAAAATTTATAGGGCTAGCCTTAAATTTGCATAAAAATCTAGGACTAGCTCTATTTAAAAATGAAAATTTATCTAAATTCGCAAGTGAGCTAGTGGCGATTTCGACGCTTGCACTACTTGTGACTTTAATAACCGGGGTACTGATACATTTTTGGAGATTTAGAAGTAAATTTATTAGCGCCTTTAAGCTAAATCTAAAGGCGAAGAAATTTGCATTTTTATATTCGCTACATGGATTTTTAGGGCTTTATTTGGGGGTTATTTTGCTTATTATTTGTGTTAGCGGTCTATACTTTTCTTATGAGAGCTTTGCTAAGGTCATAAATCAAATTTATGGCGAGCAAAAGGTATTTAAAAAGCCAAATTTCACTAGCAAAAATGGCTTTAGTTTAAATGATGAGCCAAAGGTAGAAAACCTTCAAAAAGCTTATGAAATTTTTACTTTAAAATTTGGAAATGAGTTTGATGCTTTAAATTTTATCCTCAATAAAGACGGCGTAAAATTTATGATCTTTTACTTGCCAAAAGGTGCTAGTGAGAGTGACGGCGTTAGGCTTATAGTCGATACGGCAAGTGGAGAAATTTTAAAAAATACCATGCCAAAATCTTTTGAAATTTATAAATTTATGCTTGATCTGCACGCTGGATATATATTCGGAGAGGCTGGGAAATTTATCTTTTTTATGGCTTCTTGTGGAGTTGGCGTGCTACTTTTTAGCGGCTGTGTGATTTATTATAGACGGCGTAAAAAGTAG
- a CDS encoding TonB-dependent receptor domain-containing protein yields MKSALKFSICAAIFINLPLFANEDKVLPEVKVVSATGFEQNIKDAPATLSVITKEALEKKNHKDIESMTKDIPSLFGTSPAAANRRGISIRGFSPRFTKILVNGMPVPGDNAYKGLRSVGGSYSFVPPASAISRIEVIRGPMSSLYGSDALGGVINIITDEFSNEFGANLGSSYKFARNKNISGELYNSLYLHSGLIDDVLSVSVYGKNLNKSEDKISYGIREQKDRNFGAKLFFKPNENNDLILELARSDVKYKRTKGKTLSTGTNSVASERIEGDMINLSHEARLDNILLQSYLSYGKIKETAQQNLTLKTLNFDTKGSYFTDNNAFTLGLNAKKEKLDEKATTADAANVKRYDVSLYGEDDYHLTKDFILSTGIRYNYDEHYGSHVSPRIYGIYSLNDFFALKGGVSTGYATPDIKQRTQDLALPFAGGRGAQLGRSSLKPESSVSYEFGGVYNNNEGFETSLTGFYTSFKDMLSYNPICSRGSVCRHKGKIYPNGIWESINIGKAEIYGVELTNEWQVTNALRLNQSYVYTKSKQKDGPEAGKTLNNYPLHTFKFGANYELNRWLNFWSQINYYGRTKNSFNYANDMRAYVIADLGINYNVTKNFSLNLSVYNLFNEFFTTRSNGYDILIADGQKIELGFNLKF; encoded by the coding sequence GTGAAAAGTGCATTAAAATTTTCTATTTGTGCGGCAATTTTTATAAATTTACCGCTTTTTGCAAATGAAGATAAGGTTCTACCAGAAGTTAAAGTAGTGAGTGCAACAGGGTTTGAGCAAAATATCAAAGACGCACCAGCAACGCTTAGCGTTATAACCAAAGAGGCATTAGAAAAGAAAAATCACAAAGATATCGAGAGCATGACCAAAGATATCCCAAGTCTTTTTGGGACAAGTCCCGCAGCGGCAAATAGACGAGGAATTTCTATACGTGGATTCTCTCCAAGATTTACTAAAATTCTAGTAAATGGCATGCCAGTACCAGGCGATAACGCCTATAAAGGACTTAGAAGTGTTGGAGGCTCATATAGTTTCGTCCCACCAGCAAGTGCGATAAGCCGTATTGAAGTGATACGTGGACCTATGAGCTCGCTTTATGGAAGTGACGCACTAGGCGGAGTTATAAATATCATAACAGATGAGTTTAGCAATGAATTTGGTGCAAATCTTGGCTCAAGCTATAAATTTGCAAGAAATAAAAATATAAGTGGCGAGCTTTACAATAGCCTTTATTTGCACTCTGGACTAATTGATGATGTTTTAAGTGTTTCTGTTTATGGTAAAAATTTAAATAAATCAGAAGATAAAATTTCTTATGGAATCAGAGAGCAAAAGGATAGAAATTTTGGTGCAAAACTATTTTTTAAGCCAAATGAAAATAATGATCTTATACTTGAGCTTGCAAGAAGCGATGTGAAATATAAAAGAACTAAAGGCAAAACACTATCAACTGGTACTAACTCGGTTGCTAGCGAGAGAATAGAGGGAGATATGATAAATTTAAGCCACGAAGCAAGGCTTGATAATATCTTGCTTCAAAGCTATTTATCTTATGGCAAGATAAAAGAGACAGCTCAACAAAATTTGACGTTAAAGACTCTAAATTTTGATACAAAAGGCTCATATTTTACTGATAATAATGCCTTTACATTAGGACTAAACGCTAAAAAAGAAAAGCTTGACGAAAAGGCTACCACAGCAGATGCGGCAAATGTAAAAAGGTATGATGTTTCGCTTTACGGCGAAGATGATTATCATCTTACAAAAGACTTTATCTTAAGTACTGGTATTCGTTATAACTACGATGAACACTATGGATCGCACGTTTCACCAAGAATTTATGGCATCTATAGCTTAAACGACTTTTTCGCCTTAAAGGGTGGAGTTAGCACAGGTTATGCAACACCCGATATCAAGCAACGAACACAAGATCTTGCGTTGCCATTTGCTGGAGGACGTGGAGCACAGCTTGGTAGAAGCAGTCTTAAGCCAGAGTCAAGCGTAAGCTATGAATTTGGCGGCGTTTATAATAATAATGAAGGTTTTGAAACGTCTTTAACTGGCTTTTACACAAGTTTTAAAGATATGTTAAGCTATAACCCTATCTGCTCAAGAGGCAGTGTTTGCAGGCATAAAGGCAAAATTTATCCAAATGGTATTTGGGAGAGTATAAATATCGGTAAGGCTGAAATTTACGGAGTTGAGCTAACAAATGAGTGGCAGGTGACAAATGCTCTTAGACTAAATCAAAGCTATGTTTATACAAAATCAAAACAAAAAGATGGACCAGAAGCTGGTAAAACCTTAAACAACTATCCGCTTCATACATTTAAATTTGGAGCGAACTACGAGCTAAATAGATGGCTAAATTTCTGGTCACAGATAAATTACTATGGTAGAACTAAAAACTCTTTTAACTATGCTAATGATATGAGAGCTTACGTTATTGCAGATCTTGGCATAAACTACAATGTAACTAAAAATTTCAGCCTAAATTTAAGCGTTTATAATCTCTTTAACGAGTTTTTTACGACAAGATCAAACGGATATGATATCTTAATAGCCGATGGGCAAAAGATCGAGCTTGGCTTTAATCTAAAGTTTTAA
- a CDS encoding helix-turn-helix domain-containing protein, which translates to MINLDKKYGTRKISQKEKQISVEFFKQSSGISYLKSEILCNGRIKRDRQKSKKYLFLMFNEAKNDLCFKLDKKEYILNKDEFCIGLVNDDFKGIFEYQNKFYKTKTLLFDESYANKLEIFAGLRFDDKFELLKHKKDLAQICVLNELDTTNLYEGAMREIFTESKILELIYKSKIQKEREISLSRDEEKILLKAKTILLSRMQNPPSIKELAHLCGTNDFWLKKNFKLFFKDTIYQLLAKERLKLAFTLLKQNDISIKEAANIVGYTNTAHFAKIFKINFGFLPSKLLKTKSYF; encoded by the coding sequence ATGATAAATTTAGACAAAAAATATGGAACGAGAAAGATATCTCAAAAGGAAAAACAAATAAGCGTAGAGTTTTTCAAACAAAGCAGCGGTATTAGCTATCTAAAAAGTGAAATTTTATGTAACGGCAGGATAAAAAGAGATCGTCAAAAGTCTAAAAAATACCTATTTTTAATGTTTAATGAGGCTAAAAACGATCTTTGCTTTAAGCTTGATAAAAAAGAGTATATCTTAAACAAAGATGAATTTTGCATTGGGCTTGTTAATGACGATTTTAAAGGTATCTTTGAGTATCAAAATAAATTTTATAAGACAAAAACACTACTTTTTGACGAAAGCTACGCAAATAAGCTTGAGATATTTGCTGGGCTTAGATTTGATGATAAATTTGAGCTTTTGAAACACAAAAAAGATTTAGCTCAAATTTGCGTTTTAAATGAACTTGATACGACAAATTTATATGAAGGCGCAATGAGGGAAATTTTTACCGAGTCAAAAATTTTAGAGCTTATTTATAAAAGCAAAATACAAAAAGAGCGCGAAATTTCACTTAGTAGAGATGAAGAAAAGATTCTTTTAAAGGCTAAAACGATCTTGTTAAGTCGTATGCAAAATCCTCCAAGCATCAAGGAGCTAGCCCATCTTTGTGGCACAAATGACTTTTGGCTAAAGAAAAATTTTAAGCTATTTTTCAAAGATACGATCTACCAGCTCTTAGCAAAAGAGCGTCTAAAGCTCGCTTTTACTCTTTTAAAGCAAAATGATATCAGCATAAAAGAAGCTGCAAATATCGTAGGCTATACAAATACTGCACATTTTGCAAAAATTTTTAAGATAAATTTTGGCTTTTTACCAAGCAAACTCTTAAAGACCAAAAGCTACTTTTAA
- the hemW gene encoding radical SAM family heme chaperone HemW codes for MQVYIHVPFCESKCPYCAFGSSDDEFNKVSAYFKALCLDLNFQLKSQNVREISSIFFGGGTPSAVNAKFYDEIFSILAPLCTPEAEITFEANPNSANLAWLKHVKNLGANRISFGAQSFFEDKLKFLGRIHSREQIFKAVENAGKAGFNNINLDLIYDTKFDTKKRLLAEVANLKDLNITHISAYSLTLEENTPFAGKKSYKKDSDSLAKFMIEQLGLAGFKQYEISNFGQICKHNLGYWQGKNYLGVGVFSVGFVDGTRYYAKNNIDTYIAKPTYREKEILNESELAREHIFLGLRSIVGVEAGRLSEAQIKRANLLVENEKLLFKNGKFYNPNFLLSDEIALFIEG; via the coding sequence TTGCAAGTTTATATCCATGTGCCATTTTGCGAAAGCAAGTGTCCTTATTGTGCTTTTGGCTCAAGTGACGATGAATTTAACAAGGTTAGCGCCTATTTTAAGGCGCTTTGCCTTGATCTAAATTTTCAGCTAAAAAGCCAAAATGTAAGAGAAATTTCAAGCATATTTTTTGGCGGAGGTACACCAAGTGCTGTAAATGCTAAATTTTATGATGAAATTTTTAGTATTTTAGCTCCACTTTGCACGCCTGAAGCTGAGATCACATTTGAGGCAAATCCAAATTCTGCAAATTTGGCCTGGCTAAAGCATGTAAAAAATTTAGGTGCAAATCGCATAAGCTTTGGAGCTCAAAGTTTTTTTGAAGATAAGCTTAAATTTCTTGGTCGCATTCACAGTAGGGAGCAAATTTTTAAAGCTGTAGAAAATGCTGGAAAAGCCGGCTTTAACAACATAAATTTAGACCTTATCTACGACACTAAATTTGATACTAAAAAACGCCTTTTAGCTGAAGTGGCAAATTTAAAAGATCTTAATATCACCCACATTAGCGCATACTCGCTCACACTTGAGGAAAACACCCCATTTGCTGGCAAAAAAAGCTATAAAAAGGATAGCGACAGCCTGGCTAAATTTATGATAGAACAACTTGGACTTGCTGGCTTTAAGCAGTATGAAATTTCAAATTTTGGTCAAATTTGCAAGCACAATCTTGGCTACTGGCAAGGCAAAAACTACCTTGGCGTAGGGGTTTTTAGTGTGGGTTTTGTGGATGGCACCAGATACTACGCCAAAAATAACATAGATACCTACATCGCCAAACCAACATATAGGGAAAAGGAAATTTTAAACGAGAGTGAGCTAGCAAGAGAGCATATATTTTTAGGGCTTAGAAGTATAGTTGGCGTGGAGGCTGGGCGCTTAAGTGAGGCTCAGATAAAAAGAGCAAATCTGCTTGTAGAAAATGAAAAACTACTCTTTAAAAATGGTAAATTTTACAATCCAAATTTCTTACTAAGCGACGAGATCGCACTCTTTATCGAGGGCTAA
- the tatB gene encoding Sec-independent protein translocase protein TatB has product MFGMSFSEILVIAIIAVLVLGPDKLPSAMVQIAKFLKMFKKGINDAKSTFDQEMKIAELKEDAQKYKESITKSTQSVRKKLTFEELDEIKKSANDITNDIQNVVSDTKTTVENIQNPTNLVKDAILNDKKEA; this is encoded by the coding sequence ATGTTTGGAATGAGTTTCTCTGAAATCTTAGTTATCGCCATTATTGCAGTGTTAGTTTTAGGTCCTGACAAGCTGCCAAGCGCGATGGTTCAGATTGCAAAATTTCTAAAAATGTTTAAAAAAGGCATAAATGACGCAAAATCAACCTTTGATCAAGAGATGAAGATAGCTGAGCTTAAAGAAGATGCTCAAAAATATAAAGAAAGCATAACCAAAAGCACGCAAAGTGTGCGCAAAAAGCTTACTTTTGAAGAGCTTGATGAGATCAAAAAAAGCGCAAATGATATCACAAACGATATACAAAATGTCGTAAGCGACACGAAAACAACAGTAGAAAATATACAAAATCCAACAAATTTAGTTAAAGATGCGATCTTAAACGATAAAAAAGAGGCGTAA
- the tatC gene encoding twin-arginine translocase subunit TatC → MFEELRPHLIELRKRLFISIVSVFVCFGICFTFWNPLLAWMSEPLKQVLPAGSNIIFTQIQEPFFTAMKVAFFAGVVIALPIIFWQFWLFVAPGLYDNEKKYVIPFVISASFMFACGAAFCYYVVIPLGFAFLVNFGGQLFTALPSIGEYVGFFAKLLIGFGISFELPVITFFLAKIGLVDDKMLKDYFRYAVVIIFIFAAIVTPPDVISQVLMALPLIGLYGISIIVAKRASKSDDEDEKEEQDSDVASDE, encoded by the coding sequence ATGTTTGAAGAGTTAAGACCCCATTTAATCGAACTTAGAAAGAGACTTTTTATAAGCATAGTAAGCGTTTTTGTCTGCTTTGGCATCTGCTTTACGTTTTGGAACCCACTGCTTGCATGGATGAGCGAACCGCTAAAACAGGTCTTGCCAGCTGGCTCAAATATCATATTCACTCAAATTCAAGAGCCATTTTTTACAGCGATGAAGGTTGCATTTTTTGCTGGTGTCGTGATCGCGCTACCTATCATTTTTTGGCAGTTTTGGCTATTTGTCGCCCCTGGACTTTATGACAATGAAAAAAAATATGTGATCCCATTTGTCATCTCAGCTTCATTTATGTTTGCGTGTGGAGCGGCATTTTGTTATTACGTGGTGATTCCACTTGGCTTTGCATTTTTGGTAAATTTTGGTGGCCAGCTCTTTACGGCACTACCAAGCATTGGCGAGTATGTTGGCTTTTTTGCAAAACTACTAATTGGCTTTGGAATTTCATTTGAGCTACCAGTCATTACATTTTTCTTAGCAAAGATCGGACTTGTCGATGACAAAATGCTAAAAGATTACTTCAGATACGCTGTTGTTATTATCTTTATCTTTGCAGCTATCGTTACACCACCTGATGTGATAAGTCAAGTCTTAATGGCACTACCACTCATCGGACTTTATGGAATTTCAATAATCGTCGCTAAAAGAGCTAGCAAGAGCGACGATGAAGACGAAAAAGAAGAACAAGACAGCGATGTAGCAAGCGATGAGTAA
- the queA gene encoding tRNA preQ1(34) S-adenosylmethionine ribosyltransferase-isomerase QueA, with translation MSNINDVSSYDYFLPEELIAKEPVLPKEEARLLVYFKNTKEIKHYKFKDLSNLIPEDAAVIFNNTKVIKARILGQKESGGACEVMLNQPIGENKFSVYIRGKVSSGSVLNFPDNLKVNVLELNDDGTRVVNFTQNGILLDNVHLFSELEKIGHVPLPPYIKRADTKDDESWYQSIFAKNSGAVAAPTASLHISEQMLERIKAKHEVAYITLHVGAGTFKGVECQNINDHKMHSEFYELSEQAQEIINSNKPILGVGTTVTRCVEEFARSKQASGFCKLFLNLNNKPIRQNYLLTNFHLPKSTLIMLVTSFIGLEETMRIYKTAVEQRYRFYSYGDGMLII, from the coding sequence ATGAGTAATATAAACGACGTCTCAAGTTATGATTATTTTTTGCCAGAAGAGCTCATCGCAAAAGAGCCAGTTTTGCCAAAAGAAGAGGCAAGATTGCTTGTCTATTTTAAAAATACAAAAGAGATAAAACACTACAAATTTAAAGATCTCTCCAACCTCATCCCAGAGGACGCAGCGGTCATTTTTAATAACACAAAAGTTATCAAAGCTCGCATTTTAGGACAAAAAGAAAGCGGCGGGGCTTGCGAAGTAATGCTAAATCAGCCCATAGGCGAAAATAAATTTAGCGTCTATATAAGAGGTAAAGTAAGCTCTGGTAGCGTTTTAAATTTTCCTGATAATCTAAAAGTAAATGTGCTTGAGCTAAATGACGATGGCACAAGAGTGGTAAATTTTACGCAAAATGGCATTTTGCTTGATAATGTTCACCTTTTTAGTGAACTTGAAAAGATTGGTCATGTTCCACTTCCGCCATACATTAAAAGGGCTGATACAAAGGATGATGAGAGCTGGTATCAAAGCATATTTGCCAAAAATAGCGGCGCAGTGGCAGCTCCAACAGCCAGCCTTCACATAAGTGAACAAATGCTAGAGCGGATAAAAGCAAAGCATGAAGTAGCCTACATTACGCTTCATGTTGGCGCTGGGACATTTAAAGGCGTGGAGTGCCAAAATATAAATGACCATAAAATGCACTCAGAATTTTACGAGCTAAGCGAGCAAGCTCAAGAGATTATAAATTCTAATAAACCAATCCTTGGCGTTGGTACGACAGTTACTAGATGCGTTGAAGAATTTGCAAGAAGTAAGCAAGCAAGCGGCTTTTGCAAGCTATTTTTAAACCTAAATAATAAGCCAATTAGACAAAACTACCTTCTTACAAATTTTCATCTACCAAAATCAACCCTAATAATGCTAGTAACCAGCTTTATAGGGCTTGAAGAGACGATGAGAATTTATAAAACGGCGGTTGAGCAAAGATATAGATTTTACTCATACGGCGACGGGATGTTGATAATATGA
- the ruvX gene encoding Holliday junction resolvase RuvX: MREKFMAIDVGLKRIGLAFGFGEIVTPLDPVFRKNRNQAARDVSQKINEYAPNTLVVGVPIGGSSEDEMRRRIEHFVSLLDVKANIVYQDEAFSSSEASEIYTNTKRDGRLDSISATIILKRYLGIN; the protein is encoded by the coding sequence ATGAGAGAGAAATTTATGGCTATTGATGTTGGGCTAAAGCGAATAGGACTTGCCTTTGGTTTTGGCGAGATCGTGACTCCGCTTGATCCAGTTTTTAGAAAAAATAGAAATCAAGCCGCAAGAGATGTGAGCCAAAAGATAAATGAATATGCTCCAAATACGCTAGTGGTGGGCGTGCCAATCGGTGGTAGTAGCGAAGATGAGATGAGAAGACGCATCGAGCATTTTGTCTCACTTCTTGATGTAAAGGCAAATATTGTCTATCAAGATGAGGCCTTTAGTAGCAGTGAAGCTAGTGAAATTTACACAAATACAAAGCGAGATGGTAGGCTAGATAGCATTTCAGCCACTATTATTTTAAAAAGATATCTTGGGATAAATTAA
- a CDS encoding DNA-processing protein DprA — MRLDFIPESLNRLKNPPKQLNFIGDTSLLSLPKIAVVGSRKASVYTKECVVALCAALKSANVCVVSGGAIGVDIVAHKAAMPRTIGIFASGLDTIYPSQNKAAIKEIYEKALALSEYDKGEPPLAYRFLERNRIVVGLCEALVVAQADLKSGSMQIARLANELKIPVYVLPQRMGESDGTNFLLANKKAELIDDYHKFASLFGEIKEQEKTSDEILKFCKNGVSLDEVLAKFGDIIYEYELEGLVEISNLRVKSLL; from the coding sequence ATGAGACTTGACTTTATCCCAGAGTCACTAAATAGACTAAAAAATCCACCAAAGCAGCTAAATTTTATCGGAGATACTTCGCTTTTATCTTTACCAAAGATCGCAGTTGTTGGCTCAAGAAAGGCAAGTGTTTATACAAAAGAGTGTGTTGTAGCACTTTGCGCAGCACTAAAAAGTGCAAATGTCTGTGTGGTAAGTGGTGGAGCAATCGGCGTTGATATCGTAGCTCATAAAGCTGCTATGCCACGAACAATTGGCATTTTTGCGAGCGGACTTGACACCATCTATCCAAGCCAAAATAAAGCGGCGATAAAAGAAATTTATGAAAAAGCCTTGGCTCTTAGTGAGTATGACAAAGGTGAGCCGCCACTTGCTTATAGATTTTTGGAGCGAAACCGCATAGTAGTGGGGCTTTGTGAAGCTCTAGTAGTCGCGCAAGCTGATCTTAAAAGTGGCTCGATGCAAATTGCAAGGCTTGCAAATGAGCTTAAAATTCCAGTTTATGTGTTGCCACAACGCATGGGTGAAAGCGATGGGACAAATTTTTTGCTTGCAAATAAAAAAGCTGAGCTTATTGATGACTATCATAAATTTGCTTCACTTTTTGGTGAGATAAAAGAGCAAGAAAAAACTAGTGACGAGATCTTAAAATTTTGTAAAAATGGTGTAAGTCTTGATGAAGTTTTGGCAAAATTTGGCGATATCATCTATGAGTATGAGCTTGAAGGACTAGTTGAAATTTCAAATCTAAGAGTAAAGAGCTTGCTATGA